DNA sequence from the Oncorhynchus keta strain PuntledgeMale-10-30-2019 chromosome 1, Oket_V2, whole genome shotgun sequence genome:
ctgcagtgatacgccatcccatctggtttggccttaaccagcatggctaccacagcattctgcagagacacaccatcccatctggtttggccttaaccagcatggctaccacagcattctgcagcgatacgccatcccatctggtttggccttaaccagcatggctaccacagcattctgtagtgatacaccatcccatctggtttgaccttaaccagcatggctaccacagcattctgtagtgatacaccatcccatcgggtttggccttaaccagcatggctaccacagcattctgcagcgatacgccatcccatctggtttggccttaaccagcatggctaccacagcattctgcagagacacaccatcccatctggtttggccttaaccagcatggctaccacagcattctgcagtgatacgccatcccatctggtttggccttaaccagcatggctaccacagcattctgcagtgatacaccatcccatctggtttggccttaaccagcatggttaccacagcattctgtagtgatacaccatcccatcgggcttggccttaaccagcatggctaccacagcattctgtagtgatacaccatcccatctggtttggccttagcCATGCttgttaccacagcattctgcagcgatacaccatcccatctggtttgggcttcgtaggactatcatttgtttttcaacaggacaatgacccaacacacctccaggctgtctaagggctattttaccaggaaggagcgtgatggagtgctgcatcagatgacctggcctcaacaatcacccgacctcaaccaaattgagatgatttgggatgagtcggaccacagagtgaaggaaaagcatccaacaagtgctcagcatatgtgggaactccttcaagactgttggaaaaacattccaggtgaagctggttaagagtgtgcaaagctgtcatcaaggaaaaatgagggtatttgaagaatctcaaaactaaaatatattttgatttaattaACTTTTTTGgttatgattccatatgtgttatttcatagttttgattatTCTACACACATtcaaaacaacgcaggagtggcttcggaggggagaggagaggagaacaggagtggcttcggaggggagaggagaggagaacaggagtggcttcagaggggagaggagaggagaacaggagtggagagggggagagggggagaggcagatgaggagaggggagaggcagatgaggagagggagaggcagatgaggagaggggagaggcagatgaggagaggggagaggcagatgaggagaggggagaggcagatgaggagaggggagaggcagatgagggaggggagaggcagatgaggagaggggagaggcagatgaggaggagggagaggcagatgagaggaggggagagggcagatgaagggagaggagaggagtccgATGAAAGGAGAGTCAGAtgaaaggagaggcagagggaggagaggaggggagagcagagggaagggggaggagaggagaggagaacaggagtggagaggggagaggcagatgaggagaggcagatgaggagaggggagaggcagatgaggagaggggagaggcagatgaggagaggggagaggcagatgaggagaggggagaggcagatgaggagaggggagaggcagatgaggagaggggagaggcagatgaggagaggggagaggcagatgaggagaggggagaggcagatgaggagaggggagaggcagatgaggagaggggagaggcagatgaggagaggggagaggcagatgaggagagggagaggcagatgaggagagggagaggcagatgaGGAGAGGCAGATGAGGAGAGGCAGATGAGGAGAGGCAGATGAGGAGAGGCAGATGAGGAGAGGCAGATGAGGAGAGGCAGATGAGGAGAGGCAGATGAGGGGAGAGGCAGATGAGGGAGAGGCAGATGAGGGGAGaggcagatgaggagaggggagaggcagatgaggagaggggagaggcagatgaggagaggcagatgaggagaggggagaggcagatgaggagaggggagaggcagatgaggagaggggagaggcagatgAGGAGAGGCAGATGAAAAGTgaggcagaggaggaagggagaggcaaaggagagagaggaggggaggagagagaaggtggaggagatgggagaggagaacaggggagtggagaggtagaggagaggcagaggggagaggggaggaggacaggggagtagagagggaggtgaggggagtggcagagcagaggaggagagaggaaggaagaggcagaggaaagtgggaggagaggagagagtgacagagagctTTGCCAACAGTGCCATACcaactccatccctctctcacctcctccatcTCGACAGACTCAGCTCTGTCCTGTTCCTCATGCTCCCATGTTGTTATTCTGTTTCTGCTGTGCCATCGAGGACCAGGACACCAAGCTGTGAGTGTtattaacaggtgtgtgtgtggggggtttcAGGTATGCCAGCCTGTATTTCTGCTGTGCCATAGAGAACCAGGACAACGAGCTGATCACACTAGAGATCATCCACAGATATGTGGAACTACTGGATAAGTACTTTGGCAGTGTACGTATCCATCTATTCTCTACTCTTTATTCTCTACTCTTTATTCTCTACTCCCTATTTCCTACTCCTTATTTCCTACTCCCTATTTCCTACTCCCTATTTCctactccctattccctattccctactttctactccctactccctactctctattCCCTACTCTCTATTACCTACTCTCTATTACCTACTCTCTATCTACTCTCTATTCCCTACTCTCTAttccctactctctactccctactctctactccctactctctattccctactctctattctctatcccctactctctattccctactccctactctctactctctattccctactccctactctctactctctattccCTACTCTCTCTTCCCTACTCTCTACTACCTACTCTCTATTACCTACTCTCTattccctactctctactctctattctctactctctattccctactctctactctctattccctactctctactccctactctctattccctactctctattccctactccctactctctattccctactctattctctattccctactccctactctctactctctattccCTACTCTCTATTACCTACTCTCTACTACCTACTCTCTATTACCTACTCTCTattccctactctctactctctattctctactctctattctctactctctactctctactctctattctctactccctactccctactctctattCCCTACTCTATTCTCTATTACCTACTCTCTATTCCCTACTCTCTATTATCTACTCTCTATTCCCTACTCTCTATTCCCTACTCTCTATTCCCTACTCTCTATTCCCTACTCTCTAtcccctactctctactctcgaCTCCCTACTCTCTATTACCTACTCTCTATTATCTACTCTCTATTacctactctctactccctactccctactctctattccctactctctactccctactctctattccctactctctattccctactctctattccctactctctattccctactctctattccctactctattctctatcccctactctctattccctactccctactctctactctctattccctactccctactctctactctctattccCTACTCTCTACTACCTACTCTCTATTACCTACTCTCTattccctactctctactctctattctctactctctactctctactccctactctctattccctactctctattccctactccctactctctattccctactccctactctattccctactctattctctattccctactccctactctctactctctattccctactctctcttccctactctctactccctactctctattACCTACTCTCTACTACCTACTCTCTATTACCTACTCTCTATTCCCTACTCTCTATTCCCTACTCTCtattctctactctctactctctattctctactctctactctctactctctattctctactctctattctctACTCCCTACTCTATTCCCTATTACCTACTCTCTATTACCTACTCTCTAttccctactctctactccctactctctattccctactctctattccctactctctattccctactctctattccctactctctattccctactctctactctctactccctactctctattACCTACTCTCTATTatctactccctactccctactctctactccctactctctattccctactccctactctctactccctactctctattacctactccctactctctattACCTACTCTCTTTTACCTACTCTCtattccctactccctactctctactccctactctctactccctactctctattacctactctctactccctactccctactccctactctctactccctattccctactctctactccctaaTCTCTTCCATAtcccctactctctactctctattccctactctctatcccctactctctatcccctactctctactctctatcccctactctctattccctactctctatcccctactctctatcccctactctctactctctatcccctactctctattccctactctctattccctactctctatcccctactctctactctctatcccctactctctattccctactctctattccctactccctactctctactccctactctctattacctactctctactccctactctctattacctactccctactccctactctctactccctattccctactctctactccctaaTCTCTTCCATAtcccctactctctactctctattccctactctctatcccctactctctatcccctactctctactctctatcccctactctctattccctactctctatcccctactctctatcccctactctctattccctactctctattccctactctctatcccctactctctattccctactctctattccctactctctaatgattataacagtgattctgatccaaccattaactCATACATTGTTGTGCCTTTGGCCTGataggatggaagttcaatatgtagctagatgtagaaggctaatgacAGTTTTGTCAACATTGGCGTATCTAGGGTTATGTTAGTCAACATTTTTCTTCTACACACATTTatacatttgacatttgagttatttagtggatgctcttatccagagccacttgcAGACTGAGTGCACATGTTCATATCGGTCCCGCGTGGAaaagtggaggcagctcctgttttctttgcgacttgtgGTAACTTTACGtagttctaaatcaatagttgtttagttgTCTGAAAATGTGGGAAACATTACATTGCTTCACCATGCTGTCATtttttattaaggtatctttgacaaatgggtactttttccaccactgtgtgtgtgtgtgtgtgctctaggTGTGTGAGCTGGACATCATATTTAACTTTGAGAAGGCCTACTTCATCCTGGATGAGTTCTTGCTGGGAGGAGAGGCTCAGGACACGTCAAAGAAGAATGTACTAAAGGCTATAGAACAAGCTGACCTACTGCAGGAGGTAAAATACCTCACTGACCCCAAGACAGGGACCTCTCTAATCTACGATaacccagacatctctctctctcgctcactctctcactACTGCCTTGTTTTCTATGCTATCATTTACAGAATGTAGACTTTCAGATCCATCTCTTCCCAGGTACAGTCCATTAACCCTGCAGGAGCCAGACCACATAGCCTTTAGCATCAGACCCAGGGTACATGGCCTTTAGCATCAGACCCAGGGCACATGGCCTTTAGCATCAGACCCAGGGCACATAGCCTTT
Encoded proteins:
- the LOC118379531 gene encoding AP-1 complex subunit sigma-2-like isoform X2; this encodes MQFMLLFSRQGKLRLQKWYVPLSDKEKKKITRELVQTVLARKPKMCSFLEWRDLKVVYKRYASLYFCCAIENQDNELITLEIIHRYVELLDKYFGSVCELDIIFNFEKAYFILDEFLLGGEAQDTSKKNVLKAIEQADLLQEPRHEYFNVPVY
- the LOC118379531 gene encoding AP-1 complex subunit sigma-2-like isoform X1, encoding MQFMLLFSRQGKLRLQKWYVPLSDKEKKKITRELVQTVLARKPKMCSFLEWRDLKVVYKRYASLYFCCAIENQDNELITLEIIHRYVELLDKYFGSVCELDIIFNFEKAYFILDEFLLGGEAQDTSKKNVLKAIEQADLLQEIQNEDWGGLPNEEIL